The DNA window AATTTTAAGACCCAGCAGGCTGCCGACGTGGCAAGATTCACGCTCCTAATGCAAAAACCTGCTAACGCATGTGTGAGTCTTGGTATTAAATCACATTCATTTTGCATGGAGTATCTTGAATTTTAAGAGCCTGAACTTTCAAACCAAAAATGCTAAATGTCACCTTCGTGGTGTCGGGTGAAGGGTGGCACTTACTCAAAGCCCTTAGAAGCTAAGGTCGGCATATCCCGCTCTAAAACAGAGGCCAGGTGGCCAAGAGGGAAGCGACCACTCAGTCCACCGGAGCCAGACACAAACCTGTCAGCTTTACCTTCATTTCGCTCCTGCTCTTCCTGAGCTCTGTCCCCAAAGGGCCGGCAGGCTGTCAGAGGCCACAGCCCCTCAGCGCTGCAGCTTTGGTGTTTCGTTGTTTCAttgtttcaaaagattttatttatttacttttagagagagggagagcagagaaaaacatcaacatagGGGAGATAcagactggttgcctctcgcacgccctctactggggacctggccggtaacccaggcacatgccctcacTGGAAATCAAACAGACAACCTTTCGTTTCTCAGGCTGGTGTTTCACTGTAAATGTCAGCCTCCCatccagaaaggagaaaaaaaaaaaaagacaaaggaagcatggAGCTCAAGAATGGAGTCACATTTGCTCAAGAGCAGCTGGCCGCCAACCTGGATCCCTGCTCAGACGGCTTTGGCCTTGAGTGTCTGGGCATTCTCCTTGGACTCACTGTTCTACCCCGTCTTTACTGCAATTCAGCAACCCCTTGATCTGTGGACATAAAGGTGGAAAAGATACGAGGTACTCTGACCAGAGTCTGGTTGCCAGGAGTCACCGATTAATACAAATGATCTTTGGTCATTCCTTCTTTTAGCCAGGCCCTCAAAATGGTCATTTCCCAAAGACGGGAGAAAATCAAATTCTCCAAACAAACTCCCTACTGCCAAAGTAAAGGCCGGTGCCTCTTTGCACGCGCCCTTCTGCGTGGGGGCTGGCGGTACAGAGTTGTTTTCTCGAGCTTATTAAAGTCACGTGTCCTTAGAACCCTAGGCGAAGAAGAGAAACTCCCAACAGCGGTGTGTCCAGCTGGGACCTGCGTTTCGGACTGGGAAGGAAACTGGTCTTCGGCCAGCTATGCCCGGCGTCGTACTCCCCCTTTGTATAGAAGCCACGCAGGCCTCTCCGCCCTGTGGGCTCTGTGGCTGGTGGTGCTGAGCCTCTACTTACTTCTGTCCTTCTTCTCCCTGCCCTTGACCCTGTCGTCTCTGaagtccctctccctctcattttcAGGCCACACCCTGGCTGGCTCTCTGTCCTGCCGCCTCTTCTCCCGGCCCCGGTCATGGTCCCGGTCCCGTGTCCTCGACTCCCAGTGTCTTTCTCTGGACCGGGATCGttccctcttttcccttttcccatctcTGTACTGGTCATTTTTAATAACCGGCAAATTAATGGGTTTGCGGAAAGGCCGGTCCCGCCCCCCGAATCTCAGTTGCCCAGATTCCTTTTTCCCCCCCAGACCTCCTCCGAGTCGCCGAGGGATCCACCCTTTGAGAGTCCTTTCCAGTTCATAGTCCACAAATATCTCGTGCTGGTCGATGACCAGGCCGTCAGCGTCCCGGTAAGCTTTGAGGAGGGACCGCTCCTCTTTGTATTCGATGAAGGCGTAGCCTTTAGAAAAGCCCGTGACCAAGTCCCTCACCAGCCGAAGCCGCCGGATGTCCCCATAGCGGGAAAATACTTCCTTTAACTTCTCCTCTTTGGTCTGCAGGTTGAGTCTCGCCACGAACAGGGTGAGGAGGGGGTCCCCCGTGACACCTTTGTTGGGGGCGTATCGTGCCAACATCGCCCTCCAGACCGCCCGGTCGTGGGGGTCTTCATCCGTGCCATCGATGCTGCCAGCTTTAAGGGGGTCATACTCCTTGGCGATGGGCACCCAGTCGTTCATGTTCTAGGAGAGACCACAGCAAGAGTTTACAGAGCACCTCCTGTGAGCTCCTCCTCCGATGCTTATGACAAGCCTGAGACAGATACCACCATTCACCCCTCCTCCACAGGGAAGGAGGTGGAGTCCCAGAGGCTGAGGCGCCCAGCTAGAAGGTGGGGGATACAGTATCAGGGCCAGGCAGTGGGGCTCCGAGATGCTCTTACCcacactccccgccccccacccccccaggaggaagcagaggacagCCAGGCCTGAGTCTGATGCACGTATGTATCTTCCAGCTTAGCCATCACAGGGCACTTACTAACGACACTGACATTGTAACTTGGAGTCAGGAATCAAAATCCAGGCTCACCTTTACAGGCTTTAAATCGGCCACTGGAAAACCAGTCCGGGAACTGCTATGgaaatgtggtttttaaaaactctacCACCAAGAATTTCAAACTTATCTATGCAGAGCATGGCATAACCTTCCACGAATTCCTCACGCGGCTTCATCCATGACCAACACGTGGCTGGTCTGGTTTTCTCCGGgcttcccctcccatccccactcccagaGCATTCTGAAGCCAGTTCTAGGTATCACATCATGCCTGTGTAAAAGTTTCAGTGTGCATCACTGAGAGATAAGGgctttttcaaaagcaaaactgCAAGGGAAAATGGCGCTCGGAATGCAGCATCTTCCATCTGTCAGGAAACAGGTGGCAAAGCTAAACCGACAGCCACCCGGCAGCAGGCTCTCTGGTTCAAAGGAATAGGAGACTTCTTCCCACTGCCTCGGCTAACAGCCTGTCCATGCCGGGAGGCGTGAGAACCGGTGGCCGTGGTCACTGCAGTCCAGCAAGCGTACTGCCACTGCCACTCATTCTAATACATGATAAATGCTTCTGAAAGGGGGTGGGTAAAACGTGAACCTGCCGGATGACACAGGGCTTGCCCACATTTCAGACACTGCTGAAATAAGCACGTGACCACCTCTGTAACTCCTAGAGCCGATGCTGAAATATGTTACTTACAATCCAGGGCTCTTTGCTAACAGCACCTTCCCACGATATTGGTTAAAATAACACCTGcaactttcccttctttctcaaatttcccTCCAGGATCTTTTTGCTTTTGGTCTTCAGTTTATGGATTACGTAGGAAGAGTGAGTGTTTTGGGGGAAGGCTGCAGAATTCTCTTTCCCAGTAAAAAGCCAAACACCTCAGAATAAAACCCGAAGTCAAGGGACTCACCCTCTGACCTTCACTTGGCCTATCACTATATCCCACCGCAAAACCCATTCTGCCCAGGATGGCTGCTCGTGGCTCGCATGTGCCCTAATCCCCTGGCCCCAGGACTTTGCCCATGAGCTCTCCTCTGCTGGGAatattctcttcctttctgcctcccccatctccactTGGGGAAATTCTGCCGGCCTTTCCAAGTCCAGCCTGAGGCCTCCTCCCCGTGAAGCAACTTCGTCTCTCCCACAGCTGTGGCACCTCCTCTGCCATACTCATCACCCTCtgccacacacagcacacactctTCCACCTAGGGGCTGCCTCGCTTGTCTCCAGACCCTAGGGCCCCGCCTGGTACACGCTGGGGACCTGCACAGCTGCAGTCCTAATTCACGGAATGCCTTTCGGTCCAAACCAGGTGGGCTCTGCCCCTGGGCACTCTGTGTCTTTCCCCCCCGGTGGCTGGAATATCTCTAAATTCCAGAAAAAAGATAATTCTATGTTGTTGGAATCTCTGCTCCAATATTCTCTACATCAATTCCATTCTACTAGCCCTAAAATTCTTAGATTCTAACTTCCATCACAgggttgcgggggggggggggggaaagaccATTATAACTACGGTTAACTTCTATTGAACCCTTAgggggtgccaggcactgggctatgCACTAAAGTCCCCTCATTTCTCAACAATGCCAGGAAACAGACActactactgctgctgctgtctcAGATGTAGAAGGTGAATACAAAAAGTTGTCTTTTACACCAAACTGCAAAGCTAAGTAGCCCAGCGTTTTTCAACTCCAGAGCTTAAGTTCTTAACTATATCCTTCGATGGCCAACATAAAATATAACCCTTTGGGGGTGGGGATAGGAAAAAAACCGATTCGGATTCTGGGAGTTTGAGGCTGAGACCCTTTCCCCATTCTACACGAAAAGGTCACATAGAtccatcaaataaaaataatatcactGTGCACAGAGCTCCGGTTCTCAGCTTAAGGAGATCCTCAAATTAATGTCTGGACAATTACAAAGGGACAAGCACAAAAACAAAGGGCTTTTGTTTTCTCCCTCATCTGCACGGGCTTCTATCAATACCAAGTACCGAGAGAACAGCGTTCATCTTTCTGGGTGTATTTCCTCCGTGGCAGCATTATGTTGACATTTCCTACAACAACTTCTCTGGAGTTTTAGATCCTCGCCATTATTGTATAAATGGGGATAGGATGTGAGAGATGAATGGTGTGTCAGGTGGGACAGTTAAcccctaaaaataaaagcatggaaAGTGAAAAAGAGCATCAGACTGGGAATCGGAACACCCAGGTTTCAGGCCTCATCTTACGTTGGGCAAAATGTCAATCACCTGTAAAATGTAGCTAAATGCCACTTCACGAGGCTTTTGTGAAGACTGGATAACTGTCTcaaagtgttttatatttataaattattatacaaatAAAAGTTACTATTAAGCAAACAAGGCACGTCTCTCCTTACTGAGCCTGCAAAACAAGACGTTCCCGCGCTTCCCACCCGAGTGGGAAACGAAACTCAACTGTGGACCCAGAGCGCCCTGGCGAGCATGCGCAGTGGCGCCGTGAACGCTAAGGCGGAGGTCTTCGTGCAAAGGCCTGTACCCCCAAAACCCCGGAGCACCTCCGCCTTAGCCGCCGGCCCCTCACCTTCTGGGTGGGCGTCGAGCGGCAAGGGCCGTCTTTCCAAAGCAGTTATTGCCCTAGCCTCCCAAACCACAACATTAAAAGGTCTTCTTCCTTTGCCAGGTTTCAACATGGCGGCCATACGCGAGCGGACACAAAGCCCAGTCCGAAATACCTAAGTCCTTCCCGCCGAGGGGACCAGCTCCCTCCAACCCTCTCCCACGCACCTCAGCTAGGCTCGCACTTCCTTTCCCACGGAAACCGGCGCGGGCTCAAACCGATGGAAGATTCTTGGTGCCTGCCTGACCGGACCTTTACATTGGAAGAAGCAGATTCGTCACGGAcgctgtcttttcatttctgcttttgtttgaaGATATTTAGTCCCCTGTATTGTATCGGAGGCGTACTATTCTCGGaggaaaattaaatttctaattttttcccaCGAAGGCAAGACCTGCTAAAGTGCACCGTGGAGTTGAAAAACTATCGAATATGCAGTTGGGCGTCCGGGAGCCGCTGATTTCCCGTGCGTCGCGCCGGGCTCTGTCAGCGCCGCGGGCGGTTGTTCGCAGACTCCCTTCGGTCGTTATTTATGGTTTCTCTAAATTATGGTTTCTTCAGAAAATGCGTATGCCGGTTCCCATGAAGTGTGGTACGTTTTCCCAGAGTTTCCTTGACCCCTAGATTTAGTAAGTTCGCTTTCGCACAAGCCAAACAGCTCTTCGGAGCGCGGGGACTCTGGCTTCGCGTGGGCACGGGTTCCAGTGCGGTTTCCCGGGCCCCGCCGGGGTCTGAGCCCTCAGCCTCTCTGGACATTCTCATTTTCCCCAAGTCCCGGGTGATTCTGGGAGCTACTAAAGGACCCTTGCCCACacgtgggaggggcaggagacgACCGCGGGTCCAGTAAACATTTGCAGACCTGGGAAATGGGTGTATTTGGATTATGggggttttgtgttttgttttgtttttttagtaggTGGAGGTATTCGGGTAGATTACGGCTTGTCACACCCTTTCTTAACTTTGATGGTGGGTGTCTTGTGATGTTCCTAagccactcattttctgatgaaCTCTTGCAAGTGGGTAGTTTCTGCAAACACCTGATTTCGTTTTCGTTCTAATCGTATTCTTGGAAGGTAAGCCTATCTGATTACTAAGGATGTATGACCACCACCTAGTCTCCATTGAATCTCTGATACGTGGGTGAGACATGGGCTCTAAGTACCTAGAGCTTGTCTTAAGCACATTTTCTTGAAGTATATTAATGAAAATGTATTCTTGAATGAAAAGTAAGCAGTAGCTATAggttaaatttttatgtttaaaaagatatGTATATGCAAGGCCTGGCACACATAACGCCCCTCTagtacaaaatctttcattacaaaatcataagcatgtcattctgtaacgtGACAGTGTCACGCTCAAGCACATGCGGTGacatttgaggtgaaatgttcaaatgaaaactatgaattattactcccgtattattaccctaccgaccacactcaagcaggcctgcCTTCGGCTGGGCCCTGTATACGTGCAAGGGAATGCtattcagccctaaaaaggaaATTCCGATCATTACACCAACCTGGACGAACCCGGAAGGACACTACgtgagccagacacagaagggcaAATACTGCGTGATTTGATTTGCACGCGGGACCTAGTT is part of the Desmodus rotundus isolate HL8 chromosome 7, HLdesRot8A.1, whole genome shotgun sequence genome and encodes:
- the SNRNP35 gene encoding U11/U12 small nuclear ribonucleoprotein 35 kDa protein produces the protein MNDWVPIAKEYDPLKAGSIDGTDEDPHDRAVWRAMLARYAPNKGVTGDPLLTLFVARLNLQTKEEKLKEVFSRYGDIRRLRLVRDLVTGFSKGYAFIEYKEERSLLKAYRDADGLVIDQHEIFVDYELERTLKGWIPRRLGGGLGGKKESGQLRFGGRDRPFRKPINLPVIKNDQYRDGKREKRERSRSRERHWESRTRDRDHDRGREKRRQDREPARVWPENERERDFRDDRVKGREKKDRSK